The following proteins are co-located in the Oligoflexia bacterium genome:
- a CDS encoding FtsX-like permease family protein, with the protein MLLERLFIKRYMLNRTRGSVVRTIAMLSVGGICLGVLAMVVVLSVMQGFDEAIKKRLLGVQPHLVISDASAETFRKITEVVGKNGTVDPYSNQDVIIRTLDGIFSGGVARGVDSQALKKIAQQVKNKIEVSESGSSVIVGKKQIAKVNFELAPKEVALGVELARSLGIFDGDEINIVAPESLLLPAGEMPIYEKVRVRALLRTDVPDVDTHAVFYDVNTGLKKLKHSASLESGFEVRLNNPDDSVKVKESLVKLGVKKVKTWQELHSALFYSLNMEKTLMGLFLGLTVLVSSFSVVSVLVLLVTEKRADVGILKSIGATKQQIRRIFMAIGACLGLVGIVGGVVFGLIICGLLDRFPIIKLPEIYYDTTIPVQVEVPVILGIIFLGMILTLAGAVIPAWRIADSSPIEALRHDDG; encoded by the coding sequence ATGCTTCTGGAACGTCTTTTTATAAAACGTTATATGCTCAATCGTACGCGGGGGTCTGTTGTACGAACAATTGCTATGCTCTCTGTCGGGGGTATTTGTTTGGGTGTTTTAGCAATGGTTGTAGTTTTGTCTGTAATGCAAGGGTTTGATGAAGCTATTAAAAAACGACTCTTGGGTGTTCAACCCCATCTTGTAATCAGCGATGCATCGGCTGAAACATTTCGTAAAATAACTGAAGTTGTCGGAAAAAATGGAACTGTTGACCCCTATTCAAATCAAGACGTCATCATTCGTACACTTGATGGAATATTTTCTGGTGGTGTAGCTCGAGGTGTAGATTCGCAAGCACTTAAGAAAATTGCTCAACAGGTCAAAAATAAGATTGAAGTGAGTGAGAGCGGAAGTTCTGTCATTGTTGGCAAAAAACAAATTGCAAAAGTTAATTTTGAACTTGCACCTAAAGAAGTTGCATTAGGAGTTGAACTAGCTCGTAGTCTTGGCATTTTTGATGGTGATGAAATCAATATAGTCGCACCTGAAAGTCTTTTATTGCCCGCTGGTGAAATGCCCATTTATGAGAAAGTGCGTGTAAGAGCCCTTCTGAGAACGGATGTCCCCGATGTCGACACCCATGCTGTTTTTTATGATGTGAATACAGGTCTTAAAAAATTAAAACATTCAGCAAGTTTAGAGTCAGGTTTTGAAGTAAGGCTTAATAATCCTGATGACTCGGTAAAAGTAAAAGAATCATTAGTTAAGCTTGGTGTTAAAAAAGTAAAAACATGGCAAGAACTTCATTCAGCACTGTTTTATTCATTGAATATGGAAAAAACATTAATGGGTTTATTTTTGGGCCTCACGGTTTTAGTCAGTAGTTTTTCTGTTGTTTCAGTACTTGTATTACTTGTGACTGAAAAACGTGCTGACGTGGGTATATTAAAAAGCATTGGTGCTACAAAACAACAAATTCGAAGAATCTTTATGGCAATTGGTGCTTGTTTAGGTCTTGTAGGAATTGTGGGTGGAGTGGTATTTGGTTTAATTATTTGCGGATTATTAGATCGATTTCCTATTATCAAATTACCAGAAATTTATTATGACACGACAATTCCTGTGCAAGTAGAAGTGCCTGTAATTTTAGGAATAATATTTTTAGGGATGATTCTCACTTTAGCAGGTGCTGTGATTCCAGCATGGCGAATTGCAGATTCTAGCCCCATTGAGGCTTTGCGCCATGATGACGGGTAA
- a CDS encoding ABC transporter permease produces the protein MFILDLADNIGNRIGSVVRYTLQTWTMVYVSFRSVIINRKHNSFREIFKVISTQIYFTGFQALPLISMLALIAGTLIIIQSSSQLSKVGGGDMLGNLVVVLIIRELGPLMTALVVIARSGTAIASELGNMKVNGEIDALESMGINPLSYIVFPRLLGGIISVVCLALYFCIVALFGGYFIGQFVQPISFSFYIDSIAYAISSADVWLFLLKNLFSGGMIFIICCYQGLLVKQSFTEVPQVTTKAVVNSIMYTVGFNSLVSLSVYLQNLRQLGLI, from the coding sequence ATGTTTATTCTAGATTTGGCAGACAATATAGGTAATCGCATAGGAAGTGTAGTCAGGTATACTCTGCAAACCTGGACAATGGTCTATGTAAGTTTTCGATCAGTCATTATCAATCGAAAACACAATAGTTTTAGAGAAATATTTAAAGTTATTTCTACGCAAATTTATTTTACAGGTTTTCAAGCTTTGCCACTCATAAGTATGTTGGCGTTGATTGCCGGCACATTAATTATTATTCAAAGTAGCTCCCAGCTTTCAAAGGTTGGCGGCGGTGACATGTTAGGAAATCTCGTCGTTGTGTTGATCATTCGCGAGTTGGGTCCATTAATGACAGCGTTAGTCGTTATTGCTCGATCGGGTACTGCAATCGCCAGTGAGTTGGGGAATATGAAGGTCAATGGTGAAATCGACGCACTTGAGAGTATGGGAATAAATCCATTGAGCTACATTGTGTTTCCAAGACTTCTTGGGGGCATTATTAGTGTTGTCTGCTTAGCACTCTATTTTTGTATTGTTGCCCTCTTTGGTGGTTATTTTATCGGTCAATTTGTGCAACCAATTTCATTTAGTTTTTATATTGATAGCATTGCATATGCCATTAGTAGTGCGGATGTTTGGCTCTTTTTGCTCAAGAATCTTTTTAGTGGCGGCATGATTTTTATTATTTGCTGTTACCAAGGGTTACTCGTGAAGCAATCTTTTACGGAAGTGCCACAAGTTACTACAAAAGCAGTAGTGAATAGCATTATGTATACAGTCGGCTTTAATAGTCTTGTGAGCTTGAGTGTCTATTTACAAAATCTCAGACAATTGGGGCTCATATGA
- the hflX gene encoding GTPase HflX — MLDLTRHPEKVLLIGVGLKSDTAANLENSLDELALLAESAGAVVVGILKQRLEKIIPATYIGSGKIQEIAKLREEISANIVIIDAKLSGVQQRNIETLIGAKVLDRHQLILDIFAQRAQTREGKLQVELAQLKDQMPRLIGESIAGLSKQGGGIGTRGPGETKLEMDRRRIRTRIEQVTKALEAVRKSRELHRKRRQASHIPVLALAGYTNAGKSTLLNYLTHSDVLAEDKLFATLDPTTRKLRLPSGKQAVVTDTVGFIDNLPHHLIEAFKATFEEITQADVILHIHDASHPFGPQQTHVVSELLKEIGVHDKPIIHVYNKIDKVQTMSERTTQRESPFVNVSSIDGNGMDQLLELIERVLNEMSVSVDLYLPTSDPSLVFNLARDGKILSQESGPHVIHCRVKLTEEALQRWSRYLT; from the coding sequence ATGCTTGATCTCACACGCCATCCTGAAAAAGTTTTACTCATAGGGGTGGGCCTTAAAAGTGATACAGCGGCAAATTTAGAAAACAGCCTTGACGAATTAGCCCTTCTCGCAGAAAGCGCAGGGGCTGTTGTGGTTGGTATTCTTAAACAACGGCTTGAAAAAATTATTCCAGCTACTTATATCGGTTCAGGAAAAATTCAAGAAATTGCAAAACTCAGAGAAGAAATATCAGCAAACATTGTAATTATTGACGCCAAACTCTCAGGTGTTCAGCAAAGAAATATTGAGACACTCATCGGCGCTAAAGTATTAGATCGTCATCAATTGATTTTAGATATTTTTGCACAACGCGCCCAAACTCGAGAGGGTAAACTTCAAGTAGAACTAGCTCAACTCAAAGATCAAATGCCAAGACTCATTGGAGAATCAATAGCGGGGCTTTCAAAACAAGGCGGGGGCATCGGGACAAGAGGTCCTGGTGAAACAAAACTTGAGATGGATAGACGTCGAATTCGAACTCGTATTGAGCAAGTCACTAAAGCCTTAGAGGCTGTTAGAAAATCTAGAGAACTCCATCGAAAGCGTCGTCAAGCAAGTCATATTCCTGTCCTTGCACTTGCAGGGTATACAAACGCAGGAAAATCCACACTCTTAAATTACCTCACTCACTCAGACGTATTAGCTGAAGACAAACTCTTTGCAACACTTGACCCCACTACACGAAAATTAAGACTCCCCTCAGGTAAACAGGCCGTTGTCACTGACACCGTAGGTTTTATTGATAATTTGCCCCATCATCTCATCGAGGCTTTTAAGGCAACATTTGAAGAAATCACCCAAGCCGATGTGATTTTACATATTCATGATGCTTCTCACCCTTTTGGGCCACAACAAACACATGTTGTGAGTGAGCTCTTAAAAGAAATTGGTGTGCACGATAAACCCATTATTCATGTTTACAATAAAATTGATAAAGTCCAAACCATGAGCGAAAGAACCACACAACGTGAAAGCCCCTTCGTAAATGTTTCATCAATTGATGGCAATGGTATGGATCAACTCTTAGAATTAATTGAACGTGTTCTAAATGAAATGTCTGTATCTGTTGATTTGTATCTACCTACCAGTGACCCGTCACTGGTTTTTAATCTAGCTCGTGATGGCAAGATTCTTTCACAAGAATCAGGCCCTCACGTCATTCACTGTCGGGTGAAACTCACCGAAGAAGCCCTTCAACGTTGGTCGCGCTACCTTACTTAA
- a CDS encoding HD domain-containing phosphohydrolase, producing MSAIEYCEITIEVFLNMQGQIPFDVYIQLSPGKYTKIFNRNDMADRTRFEKYLKKGAISLFISRKDRREYIAATERFIRKIITQSVDKISPQDASRAIEELAEQTLFEIFEDKLFDENSLRIAQDIAKSYIQFLKSDPKILTQFLQLCKNETYMVRHSITTTVIAVLIAKSASNENDRTLQIIGLGALLHDIGMAQISDEINELERKLSAEEWTIIKAHTQTGSDTLRGVKNFPEELANVIEQHHESYDGTGYPKGLKGEEIYYPARIVAIADCFSALTTRRGGRSLFTPEEAIALLLTEKRKYDPKLLVAFEDLLAPKKKKVA from the coding sequence ATGAGTGCTATTGAATATTGTGAGATCACAATTGAAGTCTTCTTGAACATGCAAGGTCAAATTCCTTTTGACGTCTATATTCAATTGAGCCCAGGTAAATATACAAAGATATTTAATCGCAATGACATGGCCGATCGCACACGCTTTGAAAAATACTTGAAAAAAGGTGCTATCAGTCTTTTCATCAGCCGAAAAGATCGTCGCGAATATATTGCCGCAACAGAGCGTTTTATCAGAAAAATCATCACTCAAAGCGTTGATAAAATATCACCACAAGATGCAAGTCGCGCTATTGAAGAATTAGCTGAACAAACTTTGTTTGAAATTTTTGAAGACAAATTATTTGATGAAAATTCACTACGTATTGCTCAAGATATTGCCAAATCTTATATTCAGTTTCTAAAAAGCGATCCAAAAATTTTAACGCAATTTTTGCAACTCTGCAAAAACGAAACATACATGGTGAGACATTCCATCACCACAACTGTAATCGCTGTACTCATTGCTAAATCAGCATCAAACGAAAATGATCGCACATTACAGATTATTGGATTAGGCGCACTTCTCCATGACATCGGCATGGCTCAAATCAGCGATGAAATTAACGAGCTTGAAAGAAAATTATCTGCCGAAGAATGGACCATTATAAAAGCCCATACTCAAACAGGTAGCGACACACTTAGAGGTGTAAAAAACTTTCCAGAAGAACTAGCAAATGTTATTGAGCAACATCATGAGTCTTACGATGGCACTGGTTATCCCAAAGGGCTCAAGGGTGAAGAAATATACTACCCAGCACGTATCGTCGCAATTGCTGATTGTTTTAGTGCATTGACAACTCGTCGAGGCGGACGATCACTTTTTACACCTGAAGAAGCCATCGCCCTTTTACTTACTGAAAAAAGAAAATATGATCCAAAACTATTAGTAGCTTTTGAAGATTTATTAGCACCTAAAAAGAAAAAAGTTGCCTAG
- a CDS encoding ATP-binding cassette domain-containing protein, giving the protein MRRERITDIEIKNLSLKFDIGAPLFNDVNLKFPLGKIIVLEGQPGCGKSIFLRMLAGLVEPTQGDVIYNGRSLREMSFEQFAPLRTSTSICFENGGLLMNKSLIENIKLPLLYNQQWRAERGGIYLDKLISNFNIKDFLDHRPAAVSAGVRKIAGLVRSLVCTPQVLFFDEPNLGIGENAVEALKHCIDEYRSEGKQDELIVMACSDRRFIERFDCERIQIKDSKLIFENQNSIEIGAA; this is encoded by the coding sequence ATGAGAAGAGAGCGGATTACTGATATTGAAATTAAGAACTTAAGCTTGAAATTTGATATTGGTGCGCCCCTTTTTAATGATGTAAATTTAAAATTTCCTCTCGGAAAAATTATTGTACTTGAGGGTCAACCTGGGTGCGGTAAATCTATTTTTCTAAGAATGCTCGCGGGTCTCGTTGAGCCAACTCAAGGTGATGTAATTTACAACGGACGCTCATTAAGGGAAATGAGTTTTGAACAATTTGCTCCACTTAGAACAAGTACTTCCATATGTTTTGAAAATGGTGGACTTTTAATGAATAAATCACTGATTGAAAATATCAAACTACCATTACTCTACAATCAGCAATGGCGCGCTGAACGTGGAGGGATATATCTCGATAAACTTATTTCAAATTTTAATATCAAAGATTTCCTTGATCATAGGCCAGCTGCAGTTTCAGCCGGTGTTCGTAAAATTGCGGGTCTTGTAAGATCGTTAGTTTGCACACCACAAGTCTTGTTTTTTGATGAGCCTAACCTGGGAATCGGTGAAAACGCAGTAGAAGCCCTTAAACATTGTATCGATGAATACCGAAGTGAAGGTAAGCAAGATGAACTTATTGTAATGGCTTGCAGTGACAGGCGGTTTATCGAAAGGTTTGATTGCGAACGCATTCAAATTAAGGACAGCAAATTGATTTTTGAAAATCAAAATTCTATTGAAATTGGGGCAGCATGA
- a CDS encoding RidA family protein, whose product MLNKKIIETPNAPKPVGPYSQAVQVGQFLFCSGQIAIDPKTNNVMGGPVKEQTKLVLENIKAILEAADANFENIVKTTIFLKRMGDFVAVNEVYGGYFKQNPPARSTVEVSALPKGVDVEIEVIAVV is encoded by the coding sequence ATGTTGAACAAAAAAATAATTGAAACGCCAAATGCACCTAAGCCAGTTGGCCCATATAGTCAGGCTGTTCAAGTCGGTCAATTCCTCTTTTGCAGTGGGCAAATTGCAATTGATCCGAAGACGAATAACGTAATGGGTGGTCCAGTAAAAGAGCAAACAAAGTTGGTCTTAGAAAACATCAAAGCCATTTTAGAAGCCGCAGATGCAAACTTTGAGAATATCGTTAAAACCACAATTTTTTTGAAAAGAATGGGTGATTTTGTAGCAGTTAATGAGGTTTACGGAGGTTACTTTAAGCAAAATCCACCAGCTAGAAGCACTGTTGAAGTGTCAGCTTTACCAAAAGGTGTGGATGTAGAAATAGAAGTGATAGCGGTTGTTTAA
- the rpmB gene encoding 50S ribosomal protein L28 — MAKCVYCCKQQVSGNKVSHSNIKTRTKNNPNVQRLKAVLGGKTQRIWVCTRCIRSGKVTRPTPRSAQKRTGEASA; from the coding sequence ATGGCAAAGTGTGTTTATTGTTGCAAACAACAAGTGAGTGGCAACAAAGTCAGTCACTCAAATATTAAAACTCGTACTAAAAACAATCCAAATGTACAGCGTCTTAAAGCTGTCCTCGGTGGAAAAACCCAGCGCATTTGGGTTTGCACACGTTGCATTCGCTCTGGAAAAGTAACTCGCCCTACACCTCGTAGCGCGCAAAAAAGAACCGGCGAAGCGAGCGCTTAA
- a CDS encoding MlaD family protein, giving the protein MKVHFSKFERMAGLFVIIAAAGFCAFTVIVAIKQGWFSARRHIKTTFTHGNGLHPGTLVQISGLRAGTVESVILNDNNEIEVQLKVSSQFDKQLRKDSIARVIRPFIIGDKVVEITVGTKDAPALVDNSIIASEETMDIMDLLGGGKLGPYLATIDNLLKNLKTVAEAFTDPKRSQALIGIFDEALPTMRSLRELTQQATKNKNLQLALSNLNRLTHDVNKMLPALAQFSEHLPSLGKTSEKTMEQLANLTEEINKFLPIIAEIAPLLPDASKKSVEALQEAVVVLRAMQKSFLLKGAVEDVKEEDIARKKNQEIKDKEGERLPANE; this is encoded by the coding sequence ATGAAAGTTCATTTTTCCAAATTTGAACGCATGGCTGGGCTCTTTGTTATTATTGCAGCTGCTGGTTTTTGTGCATTTACAGTCATTGTAGCCATCAAACAGGGTTGGTTCTCAGCGCGTCGTCATATTAAGACTACATTTACTCATGGAAATGGTTTGCATCCTGGTACCCTCGTACAAATTTCAGGTCTTCGAGCCGGTACTGTAGAAAGTGTTATTCTCAACGATAATAATGAAATCGAAGTTCAGCTTAAAGTATCAAGCCAATTTGATAAACAACTTAGAAAAGATTCAATCGCAAGAGTCATTAGGCCATTTATCATAGGTGATAAAGTTGTTGAGATCACAGTCGGTACAAAAGACGCCCCTGCATTGGTTGATAATTCAATTATTGCAAGTGAAGAGACAATGGACATTATGGATCTCTTAGGTGGTGGAAAGCTTGGACCCTATTTGGCGACCATTGATAATTTGCTTAAAAATTTAAAAACTGTTGCTGAAGCATTTACTGATCCTAAACGTTCACAAGCACTTATTGGAATATTCGACGAAGCACTTCCCACTATGCGAAGTCTCCGTGAACTTACTCAGCAAGCAACAAAAAATAAAAATCTTCAATTAGCACTTTCAAATCTTAACCGTCTCACCCACGACGTGAATAAAATGCTACCAGCTCTTGCTCAATTTTCTGAGCATTTGCCCTCACTTGGAAAAACAAGTGAGAAAACAATGGAACAGCTTGCGAATTTGACAGAAGAGATTAATAAATTTTTACCTATTATTGCCGAAATAGCACCTCTGCTTCCTGACGCGAGTAAAAAGAGTGTTGAAGCACTTCAAGAGGCTGTGGTTGTTTTAAGGGCAATGCAAAAATCATTTTTGTTAAAGGGCGCAGTTGAAGATGTAAAAGAAGAAGACATTGCACGTAAGAAAAATCAAGAAATAAAGGATAAAGAAGGCGAGAGGTTGCCTGCAAATGAATGA
- a CDS encoding YdcF family protein yields MINEGHTGSTEFAKPTRKIRYLWRLVVLFTALFISLAIYSLRKYAEILVSTPSAIINSKADCAVVLTGAPGRVREGITLLSHKQVKKLIISGVHQYSTLSEMFPEILFYPEIELENVILERRSSSTAGNAQQSLIIVEALQCQSVLLVTSDFHMHRTLNTFTQIFPATLTIKPYPLQSDRMRKRAKLWFDTRFWSTVFDEWLKCIFYLIFVY; encoded by the coding sequence ATGATTAACGAAGGTCATACAGGTAGCACAGAGTTTGCTAAACCCACAAGAAAAATCAGGTATTTGTGGCGCTTGGTGGTATTATTCACGGCTCTTTTTATCTCACTTGCCATCTATTCTTTACGAAAATATGCAGAAATCTTGGTTTCAACCCCATCTGCAATCATTAATTCTAAAGCTGATTGTGCTGTGGTGCTTACGGGTGCACCAGGAAGGGTGCGTGAAGGGATCACGCTGCTCAGCCATAAGCAGGTGAAAAAGCTTATTATTTCAGGAGTTCACCAATATTCGACTTTAAGTGAAATGTTTCCTGAAATTCTTTTTTATCCTGAGATTGAACTTGAAAACGTTATTTTAGAAAGAAGATCGAGTTCTACTGCCGGAAACGCCCAGCAAAGTCTTATTATCGTTGAAGCTCTTCAGTGCCAATCTGTTTTACTCGTAACCTCTGACTTTCATATGCACCGCACTCTAAATACGTTTACACAAATATTCCCAGCCACTCTTACTATTAAGCCTTATCCGCTGCAAAGTGATCGTATGAGAAAGCGTGCGAAACTGTGGTTTGATACACGGTTTTGGAGCACTGTTTTTGATGAGTGGTTGAAGTGTATTTTTTACCTTATTTTTGTTTACTAA